The stretch of DNA taaaaaacatgacctttagcggcgcttcacCAGAAACGCCACTAAATAACaggacctttagcgacgcttttatcACAAATGCCAGTAAAGAACATGACATTTACCAAcgcttttaccacaaacgccgctaaagaacatgacttttagcggcacttttattaaaaacgtcgctaaagagtatgacctttagtggcacttttatcacaaatgccactaaagaacatgataTTTAGCGACGCTTTTTATCACAAATGTCGCAAAAAGTATCGTTCTTTAGCAGAATTTATGAAAAAACGCAACTAATTTTGGTAGATTTGTAACATCCAATTTTCATCCATATTGAACCCTCCTGTAacatgaaatccaaccaaaaatagaaaatttaaatgatccttcaaattcaatgaaaaatatatgatataaattgcTAACTGaagtataattcaaaatattcttacaataatgttaaagttaaaaatgttaaaaatattcttacaataactAAAGCACactaaaatttttacacaatcaccTCCCAAAAACAGGTGAAGCAGTAaccagaagaaagaaaaaggaaattacATAAATCCAGAAACAGCGGTATTTGCCAATTACTTTTTCATGCCATATGGTAGATGAGTCAGGAGTAATACCAAAAAAATAACCCCCTAGTTTCAACAAAAATGACACATTACTTAGAAGTCTCCTTACTTTGTCTTCAGCTTCAAATCTTAACTGCAAATAGAAGAATAGATGCACTTCAGATTCATCATATTTGTTCACATGATAAATCAAAAATTAATGTTCACAACTTAAACTACACAAAATACCTGCAAATGCTGCAAGCAACAGACAAGATCAGCCTGAATGTCCTTCTCTTGCAACAGGGTTTCCAAATTATCCTGTCAAATGAATGTGCTGTCAAGGGCAGGAGAAGAGAAAAGCATTGAATAGATTCAACCTTTTTAAAAGTTAAAGGCTAAACTGCCACTTTTACCAgaatatttttctctcttttcacaAATAAATAACTTAGAGAACATTTTTATGCCAtacagaaataaaaaataaacactaaCTCCGTATACAACACTGATAACATCATTCAAAGatcaaaaaaataaatcacaATGGTTTCAACATTTACCACAAAGTAATGAATGGATCAAGTCCTCTATTataaactacaaaaaaaaaaccatttccaTCTTTATCGACAAAATGCATATACTTGTGCTATAAGATGAGGAAGAAT from Gossypium hirsutum isolate 1008001.06 chromosome D04, Gossypium_hirsutum_v2.1, whole genome shotgun sequence encodes:
- the LOC107899191 gene encoding mRNA cap guanine-N7 methyltransferase 2, coding for MLMSFHDNLETLLQEKDIQADLVCCLQHLQLRFEAEDKVRRLLSNVSFLLKLGGYFFGITPDSSTIWHEKVIGKYRCFWIYVISFFFLLVTASPVFGR